A region of the Montipora foliosa isolate CH-2021 chromosome 8, ASM3666993v2, whole genome shotgun sequence genome:
TGACTTCGTGCTGTTGTCACACCGTAAGGTTGGGCTTAATTAAAGTGACCTCCATCAAAACGAAGTCACTACGAACAAACTGCTCAACAACAGAGCCCATTACTATAAACGGAACGGACACTAAAGAGGTAGCGGAGTTCACGTATCTTGGAACCAAAGTGGCAATGGACGGGGACTGCGAAATAGAGGTTAAGGTAAGAATCAGCAAAGCAAGAGGTGCATTTACATCATTGAAAAGCATATGGGAGAGAAGTAGCATTagtcttaaaaaaaaaggttcgtaTCTTCAAAGGCAACGTCCTGAGTTTGCTACTCTATGGGGTAGAATCTTGGAAAGTAACTAAGAGCGTATGTCAGAACCTAGAAGTCTTTCAAAATAAGTTCCTTAGAAAGATATTGGGGATCTACTGGCCAAACAAGATCTCGAACTATAAACTATGAAAGAAGACCTGTGTATGACCTGTTTCCCTTGAAGTAAAACAACGCAGGTGGAGATTGATTGGGCATATTTGTAGAGTGCCTTTGATAACCATCCCGCGGGTGGCTATGCGTTGGACtccaggctccagttgttcgaagggtggatagacctatccattggataaatcactatccagtggataaaccctagcaaaaccaattcagtaatccaatggatagtgatttatccggtggacagcgctatccacccttcgaacaactggggctagATGGAAAAAGAAAGCGAGGAAGGCCCTGGGAGACATGGAGACGATCAGTTGAAAGGCAGATGAAGGAGAAACGGTGGAGCTGGGGAAAGGCGGTAAAACTAGCGAAGGACAAGCAACAATGGCTTTCACTGGTAACGGTCTTTGTAGTCCCTATGATTCTTACATTCTTCCTCGATTTCTGCATCTTCTAACATTGTGCACACAGTGGCTTGCACTTCCTGCAAATCACTCCATTTTCTTGCGACGTTATCTTTCAACACCGGCTTGAACTCGTGCATTATTATCTTGTTGTGACAGGGCTTCGTGGACTCATTTCAACGTGTCTGGGGAAGATTTTCTCAggaattttctctttttcttgatAGCTTCTAAATCTTGAGATTTTGAAACATCATAAATTTCACTGTCCTCAAATAATCGCAACAACGCAGTTTCTGTAAATTCACAGAAGTTCCACTCGATCAAGGTGCTGATTCAATACACATGTGGTTTGGCGCCAATCGCCGATATGCGAAAACCAACTTCTTCGCAATAATAAACTGAGATCCAATTCTCCTTTGCTCGACCAATCGTCGATACTGTTTCTCCAAATGTATTTTATCCGACTCGAAGGACCATGAAATGAACGATTTATTcaataaacacaacaaaaattaagacatcACTCATCTGCTCTTCGATCCAAACGTCGAGCTCacatattattatttctttaacACGTAATCACTCAGACCTAGTCTACACTCCATAAATACGCAACGCGACTTGcacaaaaaaacataaaattccAGTTCGGAAAAACTGATTCAAATGTCAGCCTGAGGAGCTCTTCACCACGAGCGTACAACTCCCACATTTGTTTGTTCACACTGCCACTGCCACCAATGATGGAAAATTTTCTATCTTAAATGTAACAATCAATTAAGTAAGCTTAATTAATATTGGCTTGAAAGATCTGGTTGCAAATGCAGATTAGTATCTTTCTTCCTTTGAAGCAATCTAGGTCGCTACTTCTATGCTATTTTTTCCAGTCCAGTTTAAATTTGTCCACGGGAATAGAACTAATTAAACCTTTTCGTTTTCTATAACCCTTTAGATCTCCTGCTTGCAGGTCGACTTAGGTATAAAACAGCTTTTACGAAACAGCGCATCTTTCGTGGGACGTCTGTGGCAGACAAGTCttacttgtttttcatttctcattGTACTTGTATTAAGATGTTATAGTTGTGACTCTATACCAACTTTATTCGTTcacttcaatgaaagggaagcataccagaggttatccccgTCGAGGGTATCCGggtgtaattgactgagagtcgattttgatgagggaggaaaaccggagtacccggagaaaaaccgtcggagtcagattgaaatctactgaaactcagcccacatacgacctcaGGGCCGAGGGTTACACACGGGTCGCAGGGATGGAAGACACGGTTCCGCTAAGCCGCACTGGCTCCCCTATGTTCGGTATGTACATCGAtgtaatgaaagaaatgttacATGTTGACCCCAATGAATGAAATTACGACATCTAGTGACTCGGAGATGCTTTGAATATAACTACTCTTTCAATGCAGTCACAAATATGCTCCATTTGGACAATTTAGATCCTAGCAGTATAGGACACTTGTCACATGAAACAAGCTTAAAGACCCAGCTCAGACACGTTTCCTTTTGCTCATTGATAGCGCATCCGAACTAATAATCGTAAGGTCGTAAGTTCGACTTCTGCAAaagagcactcggattttttccgaaatttccgagtcaccatcgataaAAAGATCTCtccataatattattttatatcaTCTTGAGATCGATTTTTTCGGCAAATCAGACCTTTCGAGAAAATCACCCTTGGGATTGCGAATGCTCACTCGTGCGACGCGAAACTTCAAAACTTGTAAAAAACTATTATTTTCTCTGAAAATGGCGTTTTAtagacaacaataaaagcaaggtgacacacgttAACACTAACCTTGTGTGGctaacacatcacgcatgcgcacaaccatttcacccggtcaattagcagccatggacagctgtttcggccttgctgggcctcatcagcatggcgtagctaacataccaggcgggtgttttagctgatgaggcccagcaaggctGAAACAGCTGTTTTATAGCCGTTTgatagacaattttttttatgcaagggccagctgaacaaagttgAACTACCGACTCATGGGAGATCCAACCAGCAAATAATTCAtacactaaaaacaaaataataatgcaaggctggttgtacgtctgtgaggatatatatattttttggtttACCAATACTTCGTCAGGCATGggctgacttcttcagggaccCAGTATTCCTGAAAGCAATATTGatatttttgtaactttttgACATCAATGTTCATAAGAGAGAAATTGTATTTTATGGCGTTTACTGAAGCACACaaacttcttctttttcaatGATTTTAGGAAGATTCCACGTGAACGGCTTTCTGCGTCTTGTTTTTTCCTTATGCGATGGGCTCTGGGAATGAGTTGCACTGGAACTCAGGGTCTTTGGGGCATTGACGCATGCGCCTTGACATATAAACAAAACTAGTCGAAAAAAGGCTGACGATATACAAGGCCTCTTTGGTGAAGAAAACTTCCTTTTCCAATTCCTAGAATTGAAGAGAAAATGTGGGACAAACAGTCTGAAAAAGCAAAACATTAGAGACACAGAAAAGACCAAGAAAAGATACAAAAGGAACGGCGTTGTTAAACAACTAAACCGTCAAACGTACCCAATGAGCCTTTGTGGTGACTCATGTACCATGACGCATCTGTGAAACGAACCGCTTGCTTTTCGTCTTAAAACCACCAAGAAGAGTAAAATGTCGAAAGAGCATCTGCCTTGCAAAGACAAACCTTAAAAGGAAACATGTTTGGGTTTTTGAATTGTTCAGTTTACAAGGAATTCATAGAGGTGTCGCTCTGGTTTAACGCTTGAGCGCTGATATATACACTGAAATAACGTAATATTATCGaggcttgaaaaaaaaaatggctggATTTCGAACCCAGTATACACGATTGAATTCAAATTCTGATGATCCCGAGGAAGATTTACCTCCGCAGGGCTTTGATATTGGTGCCCGGGGATTCGAAGAAATTGAGAAAGGTAATGTCCTTAGAAAATTCACAGTTGTTGGTTATCGATTACAGAACAATGAAAGTGTAATGGCCAATTTGTTTATAAATTCACTTAGTGCATGGCGGTCTTAATTAATTCGCATGCAAAATTGTTTGTTATGTAGCATTACATTATGTAGAATGATACAACGTAAGCAAGGTTTGACGGATCAGTTTATACCTTTCGGTGAGACTTGTAAATTTTCCtcgtctaatgccagacgattttgttCGTGAATGGGGGAcggcttcagggatgaatggatTAACCATGCAACAGACATTGACTATGACTAAGTATTAATCAAGAccgcaataataattattatcactgACTTTTGTGCACAATGTTGCAGGTGCCAATTCTCGGGGTCTTAAAGGCCGGTTCACGCATGCAATGCAAAGACAAATGCAGTGCAAGTGCAAGGGTGTTCACTTGTCCAATGCATACACAATCTGAGTAAAACATGCCCACATAATTGAGTATCCCAAGATGGTGGACGAAGTAGATGGGTTGGCATTGatgttctttctctttcttggtCTTCGGCTGGCTGGcttacatttgcatttgcatttgcattgcACCAGTTCACATGTGTGAAATGCAAATGCAAGCGCAAGCAAATGGGAAATTTTCCATTTCTTATGTTGACACTTGCGCTTGTATTACGGTAGGTCACGTGTATGTAATTGCTTGCATTGCATTTGCATTGCATGTGTGAACCAGCCTTAAAAGAACTGAGGGGAAAGTGCTGCTTTTGCAGTTTCATTTGCAAATGGCTGATAAGGACTCATGAAATCCTATGGGAGATCAAAGTACTCATACACCTTTGGCAAAGAATGGGCACCATGTTTCCAGTGTTCTCATTTGACTTACTCTGTCCAGCATGGGCAAGCTTGCCACAATGTTTCAAATAGGCAAAACTTAGCCATAAGTCAGAGGGAAATTTGCTGGGTATTAAGAATGTAGATATGTTACTGGTTGCTGAAAACATCTTTTTAGTTTCATATTTACTTCCATAACAttgtttttgacaaaaaaaaaatgatgtcactatccattggattaCTTATTcgttggatagtgatttatccggcggaggatagcgctatccatcatttgaacaactggggcctggtatTTACAAAGCAGTAATGACATTGACCTGTAGGTTGGCCGCAATAAACCATGACATGATGGTAAAGTACAGTGATGAAATTTGCTTTCTATTTACATTTTGAGAGAGAGGCTGAAGTATTCCTTGATTGAAGAAAAGCAACTAGTTATAGATTGAAGTTTGAGAGCAACCACTACCACAAGTCTTTGGTTCTAAGCTCAACACATGCAAAAATCAACGTCCCAAGTGAAACGTGTGGGCTCAGAACAAAGAAACTGTAATCATACTTGCCCTCTCAAAGTACATTGTAAATCTTAAAAAGTCAAATTATCTTAATTTGAGTTTTCTTTCTATCCTATAGGGCGTTGGAATCACATAGAAAATCTTGACGAGTTCTTTATTCGGATATCCTTTCATGGTCTATGAAATCTTGTTATTACACTAAATCAGTGATTTTTCCAAATTAAGGGCACATTCTTTTGGAGTATGCTAAATGTTCAGCTTTCTTGTTCTATTTTGACTTATTCTTTTTACCTGTTCCCTTTGGACATTTTCAGAAATAATGCTAAAACAATCTATTTAAATATTACATTCCTGGTAATGGAATGAACAGAATAAGCAGGGTGCATGTATGGTTAAAAAACAGTTGATCTGTTTAGTCTAAACCTAATGGGAGTAAACAGAAATTTCTCCAGATCAGCTTGCTTTGGAAGAATCATCATTTTTCAGCTTGTGTTTCTCTGTATTAGAGAGTTAAACCCTATGCCATAAGTCACACTACTCATGTTGGATGGTGAAATAATTTTAATAGGAAcatatttaataatttttatatgAATGCAGTTTTGTGATGGTAAAGTTTCTTTTGAATATTACAACACGTCTTAACTGATGAATCCCTTGACTATTTACCAAATATATGAATATCACAGAAATAATGGCTTTGTGTGCATTCTTTTAAATGAGATTTTTGAGCTTATGTATGTACAGTATTAGTTGTTTGCTTAATTAGTCATCTCAAGTAGTTATGTTAGGTAGTTGGTATGATTGATCAGGGGAAGTGGTGGTTGTTTTAGTTTTGTCCCTTGTGGAATGTTTCTGGAACCTAATGTCCCAGGCAAGAGTACATAATGCTagtataaatgaaaaaaaaaagtttttttttctcttggtttGGGTCCTTTTTCTCAGTCTGATCTGTGATGAAAACCATGATCCCCAATTGCTTTCCTCTATCGAAGAGACTACATTCAGTTCTTAAATATTGGAAATATTGCCTCTTTGTTTAACAGGAAGCTCTATAAGTTCCATATaacttaataattatttcaacagAGTTAACTATTGTaaggtgatgtgaagtgctgttttctacccttgtaaaccatgtgagtgttagccctaccaatggaattggacccacacaaggacagagaaaaactcttaccagggtgggaattgaacccatgaccttcgggttagatcactactgctttaccaactgagttGCAAGGTCAGAGGGGAGCAGGTcatgggaattgaagatgtcaaattcatggcaatgaatatgtacaattacaaggtagggctaatgctcacatgctTTACATGGGTACaaaacagcacttcacattaccctacaacagttaactctgttgaaatataaagtgccacatggccaacgtttgcaaaaaggtaacccttccttgtataTGTTCCAtatgaaatgtttttcttttatagcCAATTTGTATTTGTGGTACTCTTCACATCCTTCTTGCTTCTCTGTGTGGATTACGACACTTTGTTTAATCACAAGACCCCTACCTTCTCAAATGTTGTGCATTTCCATAAAATACAACAGTAAGTTACATTGAACTTTGAACTGTGCTTTTATATATTATACTTAAGATCTAAATTGAATTTAACACCGTGTCAGTTAAGACTGTTTAGTTGCGGTGTAATCACTACAAAAGTTTTGTCTCCCTGTCTCTTCAGTGATAATGAACCAAGGGTACATGTTTACAAGTGTCTTATTAAAATTTTTACTTAATACTGATATTAGAAAGATAATGTTATTGTAGTGCATGAGACTGTCTGTACTTCTAATACAAAATTTGTATTAAAAGTACAGACTGTTTCATGCAATCTAATatttttgtcatcatcattgttaAGTTTTGCCACTCATTCTCTGTTTCTTTGTTCGTTTTTCATTGCAGTATGGAACCTGCCATTGTTGTATGCCTTGTCATAGCTTTTATATTTTGGCTTATTCGTTTGGCAAGAATTGTGATtcatttttttaagcttttggAGATTCGAGCCTTTTACAGAAATGCATTGAGAATACCTGAGGTAAATGACATTTAAATGAAAGCAATATTCATTGGTTTATTTTCATGTCATTTTCAATGCAGCATGCTATAAAAATTTCACCTGTTTTAATCTAATAGAAAATTATGCTGTTTGCAGTGTGAACTCAACAACCTACAGTGGCAAGATGTTCAAAAGCGATTGATAGAAGTTCAAAAGATTCATCAGATGTGCGTGCACAAGGAAGAGTTGACAGAACTTGGTACATCATTTGTAACTTGCAAATGAACCTTATTTCATTTTATATCCATTCAGTGTGTTTGCAGCTATAAAACTGAAGATTTATAAGTATTTTTGCGATGAAATTCATTATGGAGCCTTCCTCACACTAACCCCTTTAAGGTACCCGGACAAGATCATTATAACACTGTAAAAGACAGAATTAAGAATTGCATTGATTTGATAATTTGGTTTCATTTTACTTTGTAGATATCCATCATCGCATTTTGAGATGGAAGAATTACTTGTTGGCAATGCAGAACAAGTCTGTGATCTCTTGTTCCTATAACTTTCCACTGGTGGGAGACAGGTAACAAGTGAAGAAACCTTAAGCAGTAAATGTTTAAATTGCACTAATTGCAAGCAACATATAGTGGTATAGAATCATACGAGCTTGTTGTTTTTGATTCACACGCTTGTTTAAATAATGTGTCAACTTTTGAGAAATGAGGCCTTCTATCTCTGTAAAATGGTACCCTAATTTGGTGTTGCtaaaaatcaattttaattGGCTCATTTGATTTTACAGTTTGTTCTTGGCCTGTTAGCCACAAGCTTTGAACTAATGAGAAAATCATCATCTGTCGGCTGCAGAGCAGGCGACTACAAGCTTCCTCCAACCACAACGGTCCTGTGCCAATTCAGACAGCTTGTCCGGGCCAATCATGTAAAAAATGATGAAGAGAAAAATCCTTTAATAAGGGAACTTTCATTGTTTTTTGACAAGCGTAAAAATGCAAAGATTACATTAATTTCTGTGATATCTAGGCCAACCAACTTGTCTGTTGCCATGACACTGGAAGAGCATAGATAaaagtgaataaattacaataaaatgaaccattaatgcagaaataaatgatgtattataattatgaagtgcaggttatagatgaaagagagaagtgatcctcccTCACACTTAATTGaactcttatagacacctggaAAATTCAGGTGACTTCAACAGAATTCAGacccatgacctctgctatGTCGGAGCAATGCTCTATCGACTTaacctgcgtagcaagcgtttccatgGGGCACAGAAGAGAAATCTTGAGAAGCGGGCTTCTTCTACGTTTTGACTGAGCAAAAATAGTGGGGTGAGAGCAAAAATGACCAACCCCAACATTCCGAAGAATGCGTTTGCCCACAAATGCTAGGATCTGATTGGCATGGCCTTTTTGAGATGTACATATTGATAACTGTCGATCAATTTTTCGTCTTAGAGGAAAGGAATGATTATCTGGAAAGGATAATGCAAATGGCATTTTAACTGATTTTCgttgtttgcctttttctttgaaataaaggGATATTTCACTGAAAAAACTATGGAGTGATTTTAGTTACATCCCAGTCTATTCAACATGAAATCAAATGTTCTAACCTTGCCACAATATCTTTGATGTTTACAGACAGGCACTCTTAAATATGTCGACATCATCTCACCAGAGACTCACTTACGTTAAGGAAGACGGTATTTAATAATTTGGAAATCGGCTCTGCATGTTCTGCACTTATCATTTGGTTTGACTGGCCCCAAAGCTATCTAGCAATCCGGCAAGCATTAATTTTCCTTCCCTCCTCCCCCGCTCACCCCTCACTTAGTTTTTTGCTCAGTCAAATGTTCTCTTCTGTTAAACCCAACGGAAACTCTTGCTATGCAGGCTGCTACTGACTACATGTATGAActcactcagttgggagcaggtcaaaaTTGTCCAGAAAAGTGTGAGGAACATTTCTCTCTTACAAAATTAACTATTGTTGTGACGAGTCATAATCTGAAATATTTTGCATTGTGTGCAGAGCATTTTTGACTGAAGGAATGAAGTACAACCTCAAACTTATTCTATTCTGGGGCCCAGGAAGTCCTTTtcaaaataattggaaattaCGCGAAGAGTACAGGAATCCTGCCAACAGGTCAGTATTCTGACATAGCTGAGTTAAATAATTACAATCATTGTGCTTGAATTTGCATAAGCTGCAATGCAACTGCCCTTATGATACCATGTGTTGATTCCAAACCCTAATTATTGCTCCAATTTCTTGCAGATTTGTTTTGGCAAACAGGTAAACAGCATATAGATGttacatgattttttttccatattttgtaTCCAGTAGGTAGTTCCCCTTGTGTTTTATCTTGACCTTGTGACCTTGTGGTTCTATTAGCCGTCATGCATTAAATATAATAACTATCActtttattatattattgtttaTGTGTCTTTCCTTTGTATTACATACCAAAGTGAAATTGTAACCAGTTAAGTGCAATACATGTACCGGTAGTGTTGTCAGTATTGTATTGCATAATTGTAttcaaacaaagacaaaatgttATTGGTCACCCTAAATGCATTTGTTTCTTAATCCCATTTTAGACTGTCAAGGCGTATTTTCTGGATTGGAATAGCAAACTTCATTCTTTCACCATTTATTCTTTTGTGGGTCATTTTGTATTCTTTCTTCACCTATGCAGAGGTAAGTCCAATTTGTAGTTACTGGGAACCATAAAATCATCCAGTTTCAATTTTATCTGAAGGTCATGTGGTGCAATGGTAAATCATGCAGCCATTGCTTCCATGTTAATTGGCAGCTTTAATGTTTGCATTTTACAGATGGTAAAAAGAGAGCCTGATTCTTTTGGTGCCCGAAGATGGTAATGCCTGTACACCTTATTAAAATAATCATTTATGGTAACTTTTAAAGACGTGCAGCACTTTTGTAACTTCCTTGGGATTGTCCCTTGACAAAGATGCAGAACTCCTTGTTAATAGCATTCTTGTTCTCAACAGGTCTTGCTATGGGAGGCTGTTTTTTCGCCACTTTAATGAGCTTGACCATGAGCTTGATACCAGGCAAGTGGACAGTCATGTGTAACTTGCTACTCTTCACTCTTGAAGCACCTAAgacccagttgatgagtaaaatcgtctggaatTAGACAGTACATacaatctgttaagtctcacttcgaggagtcaatgggttaaattctTCAATTTAGACATTTCCCATGTCAGTGGGTGTGAATTATACATGTAGTATTGTCATATCAACCTCATtgccagggtctctcttctttatCGTTGaggacaatggaggcagagaaaaAACCAACCTTAAAACCAAGGAATCGTTATATCGTTAGTTCATAATACCAAACTTTAATTACTGCAACCAAGTTTGGCACCATTGCGGAAAAAGAAACACTACAAAAATCGAAAAAGTGAATGAAAGGGCGTTGAGATTTGGCTATAATGATAAACATGCATCCTATCGGCATCACTTGGAAAGGATAACTCTACCCTCCATGGAATCTCGAAGAATTCAagacatcaagtgaagctgtgatcctcgcagttatgaacgcaatttctgcaatttggtaaacaagcctgaaaaattcaggacttcaaagggACTTCAACGCGATAacggtgtgacgctctaaccaactgagctatgaagccactgacgttgatttcatatccgcagtacATATATggtccatttcatatatcatttcaccgTTGATTCATTTTTCacaggaacattggaacccacaaattaTCAGCCTCCAACGTCAGAgggttcatagctcagttggctagagCGTTGCAccaaatttttcaggcttctttacgcgattgcagaaattgcgttcataactgtgaggatcatagcttcacttgatttcatatccacagttcatatacatgtatgatccatttcatgtatcatttcatcgttgattcattcctcatgggaacatttgaacccacaaatgatcagctcccaatgccagtggcttcatagctcagttggtttgagcgtcgcatcggtatcgcgaggtcacaggttcaaacccctttaaagtcctgaatttttcaggcttcctttacgcaattgcagaaattgcattcttaactgcgaggatcatagcttcacttgatttcatatatgatccatttcatgtatcatttcatcgttaattcaAGACATGTTATTGACAATACATAATAGCATATCGAACAAAGCACTGCGGCAGTAATATTGTAATGATAGTTTTAAATAGTTTAAATCAGTGTTTAATTCGTGATTTTACCTTGGTGAATGGTGATATTAGCGTTTTTTAGTTGTTAGGTTTTCATTAGTTATTTGGTGCATATCCACATTAAATTAAGTATATATCAATATGTTAGACCTGTTATGTTATGttgagagagaccctgggaggTTGGTGTCATACAGGTTTAAAACTGTCTATTTATGGAGGTAACCTCAGATCGACTTCTAACCATAGCTTAGGGTCAAGATAAATGTAAATTATCGTGGCAGATGGAACTTCCAGAGGTGAAATGTCCCAAATGTAAATCATTACGGACCCTTATTGGTGTTTTGATCTGGTGTTGATACTCAGGGCCCGTGATGCACTAATGATGCAGGCGCAACATATGAAAACccattacagtggaaccccgctaTAACGAAGACCCCGTTCTAACGAACAACATCTGAAAGCCTGGCAGAAGTACAATAAAATATGTAGAAACGAATCCCGCTGTAACGAATAGAGTTTGATGGTCCTAACGCACAATTTACCCCACTATAACGAATATTTTGTCCAGTCGCTCGCAGCAGTCAGTAAAAACGACAGATTTGAGTAGAAATCACAGCTTGCTTTATTACGGTTTTGAGAAATATGTGTACTGTACTATTGCAGTGCTGACACGTTACTTCTGAATTTTAAAGATAATTTGAGAGTGTTTTTAAATTTGATGTATTGATTGTCAGCACGTTACACTTAcagtttacattatcaaatGAACAACAAGATTGTTTTTCGACGTGCAATATTGAATTGTTATTTATTAAATTACCCCGCTATAACGAACATTTTTGCTATTAACCAGATAATTCGTTATAACGGGGTCTTCGCTATAGCAAAGACCCCGCTGTAACAAACTATTTTTTCGGTACTGTGGCACTTCGTCATAGGGGGGTTCCACTAAGTAACATTCGTTATAGCAAAAGACACTGATTAATGCGTATGTTGCTTATGCTCATGCTTGTGTGGTTAGTCAAACTAGCCTTACCTTTTGGCAGTGAATTTGCTCTTTGTTCTGTATTTCACAAATTTTAGCTTGGTAAAGGTCTCATATTCTTGGTAAAGAATTTCTGGTAGGTGAGAAATTGTCCCCTCTTTCCTTAGTGCCCAAGTGATTTGAGTCTTTTTTTATCTTGCTTGTAGGTTAAGTAAAGCATATGAGCCCGCTTCAAAATACATGAATCTCTTTGTTTCTCCATTTTTTGCAATCATTGCCAAGTAAGTATTACATTCGATGATATTCAACAAATTTAAACTCAATTTTGGGTTGTCTTTCACAAAGTGTCACAATTTGAAAGAATGCGATGGGATGCAAGGGTGAGCCTGCACAGCCAACAACATCTCGGGATCATGAGATC
Encoded here:
- the LOC137967352 gene encoding autophagy-related protein 9A-like, with protein sequence MAGFRTQYTRLNSNSDDPEEDLPPQGFDIGARGFEEIEKGRWNHIENLDEFFIRIYEYHRNNGFVCILLNEIFELIQFVFVVLFTSFLLLCVDYDTLFNHKTPTFSNVVHFHKIQHMEPAIVVCLVIAFIFWLIRLARIVIHFFKLLEIRAFYRNALRIPECELNNLQWQDVQKRLIEVQKIHQMCVHKEELTELDIHHRILRWKNYLLAMQNKSVISCSYNFPLVGDRAFLTEGMKYNLKLILFWGPGSPFQNNWKLREEYRNPANRFVLANRLSRRIFWIGIANFILSPFILLWVILYSFFTYAEMVKREPDSFGARRWSCYGRLFFRHFNELDHELDTRLSKAYEPASKYMNLFVSPFFAIIAKNLAFFAGALFAVLTVFTLLDKDVLLAEHVLTVIAVLGLIIRACYIFIPDENTVWDPEQLLKQIVSHTHYIPDAWKGKAHTKEVRKKFSQVFQYKAEYVIQELVSPVITPFLLCFNLRYKAIEIVDFFRNFTVDVVGVGDVCSFAQMDVKRHGNPEWLSEGLTEATQYEQAEHGKTELSLVNFSIRNPTWKPSDRGAQFISTIKENAIQEGVNLSAAVSQEHSLPDYRSGSFQGLPYMNPMSFSDPSLASLGSTTVAPHQQVQLREIQMNSSMMYLHELRDRQVEQSVSPQGASLVTTSAAMLHQQPSTSVASDEEHRSEAKVLRDPGGIV